One stretch of Gadus chalcogrammus isolate NIFS_2021 chromosome 14, NIFS_Gcha_1.0, whole genome shotgun sequence DNA includes these proteins:
- the si:ch73-167i17.6 gene encoding regulator of G-protein signaling 9-binding protein codes for MGKDECKTMLDALNKVTACYRHLVIALGSTSDSQNLREELRKTRRKAQELAAANRTKLTALLKDKTISKDDRAEYERLWVLFSSNMDLLEVDMKRSLEIGQDFPLKLPTRHLIATGMTGSTTTVAARAMSVQNMKYEADSNVDTADLRELRTEITQVSQMMEEMEMKVQVAPWAVEAKQEPGAELKSNMSVGNSSVGVISICEEEPKEDEGGEREAGSGSFCAILIFLVILFVAGVLGYLVVSMS; via the coding sequence ATGGGGAAAGACGAATGCAAAACCATGCTGGACGCCCTGAACAAAGTGACCGCTTGCTACCGGCATCTGGTCATCGCCCTGGGCAGCACGTCGGACTCGCAGAACCTCCGTGAGGAGCTGAGGAAGACCCGCAGGAAGGCCCAGGAGCTGGCCGCGGCCAACCGGACCAAGCTGACCGCCCTGCTGAAGGACAAGACCATCAGCAAGGACGACCGCGCCGAGTACGAGCGCCTGTGGGTACTGTTCTCCAGCAACATGGACCTGCTGGAGGTGGACATGAAGAGGTCCCTGGAGATCGGGCAGGACTTCCCGCTCAAGCTGCCCACCAGGCACCTGATCGCCACGGGGATGACCGGCAGCACCACTACGGTGGCCGCGCGGGCCATGAGCGTGCAGAACATGAAGTACGAGGCGGACAGCAACGTGGACACGGCGGACCTGAGGGAGCTCCGCACTGAGATCACCCAGGTGAGCCagatgatggaggagatggagatgaaGGTGCAGGTGGCGCCGTGGGCGGTGGAGGCCAAGCAGGAGCCGGGCGCGGAGCTCAAATCCAACATGAGCGTGGGCAACTCCTCGGTCGGGGTGATCTCCATCTGCGAAGAGGAGCCCAAGGAGgacgaggggggagagagagaggccggcTCCGGGTCCTTCTGCGCGATCCTCATCTTCCTGGTGATTCTATTTGTTGCGGGGGTGCTGGGGTATCTGGTCGTCAGCATGTCCTGA
- the terb2 gene encoding telomere repeats-binding bouquet formation protein 2 isoform X2 has protein sequence MFRKRTAWFSNSVERRCQKYWVSEGGRIASWRTAEYLFSEDASKPDTQRIFESKDYQQKKVTVFHSLFLCACEKRDSAGSVCIGHYVLPPVCVQDEVRNVVGRLIWEREDDQFEPQGSSVKQVEEDSWTTTDLNSSCEHLDSETPPTVVKVCCEVQELSFNKPATGYISINKLAKYSGDLCEITPDHCGC, from the exons ATGTTTCGCAAGAGAACGGCTTGGTTTTCAAACAGTGTCGAACGAAGGTGTCAGAAATACTGGG TATCTGAAGGTGGGCGCATTGCGAGCTGGAGGACAGCAGAATACCTCTTCAGTGAAGATGCCTCAAAACCTGACACCCAGCG GATCTTTGAGAGTAAGGACTACCAGCAGAAGAAGGTGACGGTGTTCCACAGCCTGTTCCTCTGTGCGTGTGAGAAGCGTGACAGCGCTGGCTCTGTGTGTATCGGACACTATGTACTGCCCCCCGTCTGTGTCCAGGACG AAGTCCGGAATGTGGTTGGCAGACTGATTTGGGAAAGGGAAGATGATCAGTTCGAACCCCAG GGTTCATCAGTGaaacaggtggaggaggactccTGGACGACCACAGACTTGAACAGCAG CTGTGAACATTTGGACTCAGAGACGCCCCCGACTGTAGTCAAAGTGTGCTGTGAAGTACAGGAGCTCTCCTTTAATAAACCAGCAACAG GTTACATCAGTATAAACAAGCTGGCGAAATACTCTGGGGACCTGTGTGAAATCACACCGGACCACTGTGGCTGTTAA
- the zdhhc7 gene encoding palmitoyltransferase ZDHHC7, protein MQSSGHRLRDIEQHHPLLSAGGDVEAGTLDAGVMVGGPHHNNHAGPNPHHTLWFIQDGCGMVCAGITWFLVLYAAFVVNFVMLLPAKNSWYPLLNGAVFNTLAVLALASHMRTMLTDPGAVPKGNATKEYMDSLQLKPGEVIYKCPKCCSIKPERAHHCSICKRCIRKMDHHCPWVNNCVGEKNQRFFVLFTMYIALISAHALGLSGMHFFTCVKVQWNECSDFSPGVSVLLLIFLCLEAVLFLTFTAVMFGTQLHSICNDETEIERLKNEKPTWERRVRWDGMRSVFGGPPSLLWCNPFNGLRFHRLLLLSRGRRSGAEFAV, encoded by the exons ATGCAGTCCTCAGGCCACCGACTGCGCGACATTGAGCAGCACCACCCACTGCTGTCTGCCGGCGGGGACGTGGAGGCGGGGACCCTGGACGCCGGTGTGATGGTCGGGGGCccccaccacaacaaccacgcGGGCCCCAACCCTCACCACACGTTATGGTTCATCCAGGACGGCTGTGGCATGGTGTGCGCGGGCATCACCTGGTTCCTGGTGTTGTACGCCGCCTTCGTGGTCAACTTTGTCATGCTGCTGCCCGCCAAGAACTCCTGGTACCCACTGCTCAACGGGGCCGTTTTCAACACACTGGCCGTGCTGGCGCTCGCCTCGCACATGCGCACCATGCTCACCGACCcg GGTGCGGTCCCCAAGGGAAATGCCACTAAGGAGTACATGGACAGTCTGCAGCTGAAGCCAGGCGAGGTCATCTATAAATGCCCCAAGTGCTGCAGCATCAAGCCTGAGAGGGCACACCACTGCAG taTTTGTAAAAGATGTATCCGGAAGATGGACCACCACTGTCCATGGGTCAATAACTGTGTGGGAGAGAAGAATCAGAGATTCTTTGTGCTTTTCACG ATGTACATAGCCTTGATATCCGCCCATGCCCTTGGCCTCAGTGGCATGCACTTCTTCACCTGCGTTAAAGTCCAGTGGAACG AGTGCAGTGACTTCTCCCCGGGCGTGTCGGTGCTGCTGCTCATCTTCCTCTGTCTGGAAGctgtcctcttcctcaccttcACCGCCGTCATGTTCGGCACCCAGCTCCACTCCATCTGCAACGACGAGACG gaAATCGAGCGCCTTAAGAACGAGAAGCCGACGTGGGAGCGGCGCGTGCGCTGGGACGGGATGCGCTCGGTGTTCGGCGGCCCGCCCTCCCTGCTGTGGTGCAACCCCTTCAACGGCCTGCGCTTCCAccgcctgctgctgctcagcCGGGGCCGCCGCAGCGGGGCCGAGTTCGCCGTCTGA
- the terb2 gene encoding telomere repeats-binding bouquet formation protein 2 isoform X1 translates to MFRKRTAWFSNSVERRCQKYWVSDVCIYTVSEGGRIASWRTAEYLFSEDASKPDTQRIFESKDYQQKKVTVFHSLFLCACEKRDSAGSVCIGHYVLPPVCVQDEVRNVVGRLIWEREDDQFEPQGSSVKQVEEDSWTTTDLNSSCEHLDSETPPTVVKVCCEVQELSFNKPATGYISINKLAKYSGDLCEITPDHCGC, encoded by the exons ATGTTTCGCAAGAGAACGGCTTGGTTTTCAAACAGTGTCGAACGAAGGTGTCAGAAATACTGGG TATCTGATGTGTGTATCTACACAGTATCTGAAGGTGGGCGCATTGCGAGCTGGAGGACAGCAGAATACCTCTTCAGTGAAGATGCCTCAAAACCTGACACCCAGCG GATCTTTGAGAGTAAGGACTACCAGCAGAAGAAGGTGACGGTGTTCCACAGCCTGTTCCTCTGTGCGTGTGAGAAGCGTGACAGCGCTGGCTCTGTGTGTATCGGACACTATGTACTGCCCCCCGTCTGTGTCCAGGACG AAGTCCGGAATGTGGTTGGCAGACTGATTTGGGAAAGGGAAGATGATCAGTTCGAACCCCAG GGTTCATCAGTGaaacaggtggaggaggactccTGGACGACCACAGACTTGAACAGCAG CTGTGAACATTTGGACTCAGAGACGCCCCCGACTGTAGTCAAAGTGTGCTGTGAAGTACAGGAGCTCTCCTTTAATAAACCAGCAACAG GTTACATCAGTATAAACAAGCTGGCGAAATACTCTGGGGACCTGTGTGAAATCACACCGGACCACTGTGGCTGTTAA